Proteins from one Prevotella sp. E2-28 genomic window:
- a CDS encoding AAA family ATPase translates to MKHLVIRNFGPLKEVDVELKRINVIIGSQSSGKSCVLKTACYCTWVEKRIELTQTSDFFAKDGNFLKELERFHKLKGYIKEDTFIGYESDFMAFSYDNATKTFKFDWKEDRWNYRRSKVTYIPAERNLVAAIPNWFQVKFADDNIRDFMADWETARQATQEDLSVLNLGVSYHYDANTKSDKVQVADGVTLDFTNTSSGLQSVIPLFVHLNYITKIKSGKTASFATLQELKMLTSKLDEEGKMDSYNNYASTYHCDIFLEEPEANLFPPTQSNLVEWLLSLTKGKQPNNLFVATHSPYILNAFLEKQDDDINLFFTNYQDGQVLVRTATEENMQEIYDYGVDAFFNIESLG, encoded by the coding sequence ATGAAACACCTTGTGATTCGTAATTTTGGGCCCTTGAAGGAGGTCGATGTCGAACTGAAACGTATCAATGTTATCATTGGTTCGCAGAGTTCCGGTAAGAGTTGTGTGCTCAAAACCGCTTGCTATTGCACGTGGGTGGAGAAGCGTATCGAACTGACTCAAACTTCCGATTTCTTTGCAAAAGACGGGAACTTCTTAAAGGAGTTAGAGCGTTTCCACAAATTGAAAGGATATATCAAAGAAGATACTTTCATAGGTTACGAGTCAGATTTCATGGCCTTCTCATATGATAATGCCACCAAGACATTTAAGTTTGACTGGAAAGAAGACCGTTGGAATTACCGTCGTTCAAAGGTAACCTATATTCCTGCTGAGAGGAATCTGGTGGCAGCCATCCCCAACTGGTTCCAAGTGAAATTTGCTGATGATAACATCCGTGACTTCATGGCCGACTGGGAAACGGCACGGCAGGCTACACAAGAGGATTTGTCGGTTTTGAATCTTGGTGTATCATACCATTATGATGCAAATACGAAATCGGATAAGGTACAGGTTGCTGATGGCGTGACACTCGATTTTACAAATACTTCAAGTGGCTTACAGTCTGTCATTCCTTTATTCGTACATCTTAATTATATTACAAAAATAAAATCGGGAAAAACAGCGAGTTTTGCAACACTTCAGGAATTGAAGATGCTGACATCCAAACTGGATGAAGAAGGCAAAATGGACTCGTATAACAATTATGCTTCTACTTACCATTGTGACATCTTCTTGGAAGAGCCCGAAGCTAATCTCTTCCCGCCCACACAGTCCAACCTCGTAGAATGGTTGCTGTCATTGACAAAAGGTAAACAGCCAAATAATCTTTTTGTGGCTACCCATAGTCCCTATATACTTAATGCTTTTCTTGAAAAGCAGGATGACGACATCAACCTGTTTTTTACGAATTACCAAGATGGCCAAGTATTGGTAAGGACTGCCACAGAAGAAAATATGCAGGAGATATATGATTATGGTGTAGATGCCTTTTTCAATATAGAATCTTTGGGATAA